One part of the [Pantoea] beijingensis genome encodes these proteins:
- the urtE gene encoding urea ABC transporter ATP-binding subunit UrtE: MLQVSELNQYYGGSHILRGLSFELQMGEVTCLLGRNGVGKTTLLKCLMGLLPVKSGTIRWQQNTINQRKPHQRVQAGIAYVPQGREIFPRLTVEENLLMGLARFSGAQARQVPDEIYQLFPILKEMKQRRGGDLSGGQQQQLAIGRALACKPQLLILDEPTEGIQPSVIKEIGAVIRQLAQRGDMSILLVEQFYDFAAELADSYLVMARGEIVQRGRGDTMEADGVRGLVAI; this comes from the coding sequence ATGTTACAGGTCTCAGAACTGAATCAATATTATGGCGGTAGCCATATTTTGCGTGGGCTCTCTTTCGAGCTACAAATGGGTGAAGTGACCTGCCTGCTTGGGCGCAACGGCGTAGGAAAAACCACCTTGCTAAAATGCCTGATGGGGTTGCTACCGGTGAAATCCGGCACGATTCGCTGGCAGCAAAATACCATCAATCAGCGTAAACCACACCAGCGCGTGCAGGCGGGGATCGCGTATGTGCCGCAGGGGCGAGAAATTTTTCCTCGTCTCACGGTGGAGGAGAACTTGCTGATGGGATTAGCCCGTTTCTCCGGCGCGCAGGCAAGGCAGGTCCCTGATGAAATTTATCAGCTTTTCCCGATACTGAAAGAGATGAAGCAGCGCCGCGGCGGCGATCTTTCCGGTGGGCAACAGCAGCAGTTGGCCATTGGTCGCGCGCTCGCCTGTAAACCGCAGCTACTGATTTTGGATGAGCCCACCGAGGGCATTCAACCTTCGGTGATTAAAGAGATCGGCGCCGTCATTCGCCAACTTGCACAGCGTGGTGATATGTCGATTCTGCTGGTAGAACAGTTTTATGATTTCGCTGCAGAGCTCGCGGACAGCTATCTGGTCATGGCCCGCGGGGAAATCGTACAACGTGGGCGGGGGGATACCATGGAAGCTGACGGCGTGCGCGGGCTAGTGGCAATTTAA
- the deoR gene encoding DNA-binding transcriptional repressor DeoR, whose protein sequence is METRREERVNKLALALKRIDKLHLKDAAQLLGVSEMTVRRDLNEQPSAVVLLGGYIVSDPKNNQGHYFVSDQQSHNVSKKRQLGKLAASLVDADSTVFFDCGTTIPYVIDAIDDDLPFTAVCCALNTFLALKEKNACNVILSGGEFHADNAIFTPLGQHHVLETLCPSIAFISAAGIDSNQGVTCFNVNELQMKHYALQRSQHKILVADSSKFGKVLPARIGELSLFQHLISDASPHGELALKLQQMGVEIIDSK, encoded by the coding sequence ATGGAAACCCGGCGCGAGGAGCGTGTCAATAAACTGGCACTGGCGTTAAAACGCATTGATAAACTCCATCTTAAGGATGCGGCGCAGCTGCTTGGCGTATCCGAGATGACCGTTCGCCGCGACCTTAATGAACAACCTTCCGCCGTAGTGCTGCTTGGTGGCTATATTGTCAGCGATCCAAAAAATAACCAGGGGCACTACTTCGTTTCCGACCAGCAATCGCATAATGTCAGTAAAAAAAGGCAGTTAGGAAAACTGGCCGCTTCCCTCGTGGACGCTGACTCGACGGTCTTTTTCGACTGTGGTACCACCATACCCTACGTAATCGATGCTATCGACGACGATCTCCCCTTCACCGCCGTTTGCTGCGCGTTGAATACTTTTCTGGCGCTGAAAGAGAAAAACGCCTGCAACGTAATCCTGAGCGGTGGTGAATTCCATGCAGATAACGCGATCTTCACGCCATTAGGACAGCACCATGTGCTGGAGACGCTCTGCCCATCTATCGCCTTTATTTCTGCAGCGGGCATTGACAGCAACCAGGGCGTTACCTGCTTTAATGTTAATGAGCTACAGATGAAACATTACGCGCTACAGCGTAGCCAGCATAAAATTTTGGTGGCGGACAGCAGCAAGTTTGGCAAAGTGCTACCTGCCCGAATCGGTGAACTATCGCTTTTCCAACATCTGATCAGCGATGCATCGCCTCATGGAGAATTAGCGCTCAAACTGCAGCAAATGGGCGTAGAGATAATCGATTCGAAATGA
- a CDS encoding class I SAM-dependent methyltransferase: MGHKNNAGANAYTPFSLKLYDWWVLTISNRYAWRCPTETLLLTHFQQHMGAKHLDIGVGTGYYPAKTPQGSQDITLLDLNQDSLAAAQRRIGGQRVTASVRHDIFQPFPSELREKFDSVSLFYLLHCLSGSMVEKSLAIRHTAEALKSDGVLYGATILGTGVEHNSFGHKLMTIYNKKGIFSNRQDSSQTLKQVLAEHFHQVKITVHGTVALFCARQKK; the protein is encoded by the coding sequence ATGGGCCACAAAAATAATGCGGGCGCGAACGCCTATACGCCATTCTCATTAAAACTGTATGACTGGTGGGTGCTGACCATTTCTAACCGTTATGCCTGGCGCTGCCCAACCGAAACGTTATTGCTGACGCATTTTCAACAGCATATGGGAGCAAAGCATCTTGATATTGGCGTTGGTACTGGCTATTACCCTGCAAAAACGCCACAGGGATCGCAGGATATTACTTTACTGGATCTGAATCAGGACAGCCTTGCTGCAGCACAGAGACGCATTGGCGGACAGCGCGTTACCGCATCCGTGCGGCACGATATTTTTCAGCCCTTCCCATCCGAACTGCGGGAGAAATTCGACTCTGTTTCACTGTTTTACCTGCTGCACTGTCTGTCAGGCTCCATGGTGGAGAAATCGCTGGCTATCCGCCATACCGCTGAAGCGCTGAAATCGGATGGCGTTCTTTATGGTGCAACGATCCTCGGCACAGGCGTTGAGCACAATAGTTTTGGGCATAAGCTAATGACAATCTATAACAAAAAAGGGATTTTCAGTAACCGGCAGGATTCCAGCCAGACGCTCAAGCAGGTACTTGCGGAACATTTTCATCAGGTAAAAATCACCGTGCATGGCACCGTCGCCCTGTTCTGCGCGCGTCAGAAGAAATAA
- the ettA gene encoding energy-dependent translational throttle protein EttA, producing MAQFVYSMHRVGKVVPPKRHILKNISLSFFPGAKIGVLGLNGAGKSTLLRIMAGIDKDIEGEARPQPGIKIGYLPQEPQLNLEHTVRESVEEAVSEVVGALKRLDEVYALYAEDGADFDKLAAEQGKLEEIIQAHDGHNLNTQLERAADALRLPDWEAKIANLSGGERRRVALCRLLLEKPDMLLLDEPTNHLDAESVAWLERFLHDFEGTVVAITHDRYFLDNVAGWILELDRGEGIPWEGNYSSWLEQKDARLAQEASSEAARRKSIEKELEWVRQGAKGRQSKGKARLARFEELNNTEYQKRNETNELFIPPGARLGDKVVEVSNLRKSYGDRLLIDDLSFSVPKGAIVGIIGPNGAGKSTLFRMMSGQEQPDSGSIVLGDTVKLASVDQFRDSMDNSKTVWEEVSGGQDIMRIGNTEMPSRAYVGRFNFKGVDQGKRVGELSGGERGRLHLAKLLQVGGNMLLLDEPTNDLDIETLRALENALLEFPGCAMVISHDRWFLDRIATHILDYQDEGKIEFFEGNFTEYEEYKKRTLGADALEPKRIKYKRMSK from the coding sequence GTGGCTCAATTCGTTTATAGCATGCATCGCGTCGGCAAGGTGGTCCCGCCGAAGCGCCATATTCTCAAGAACATCTCACTGAGTTTTTTCCCCGGAGCCAAAATTGGCGTACTGGGCCTGAACGGCGCGGGTAAATCGACCCTGCTGCGTATTATGGCCGGTATCGATAAAGATATCGAAGGCGAAGCTCGCCCGCAGCCCGGGATAAAAATTGGTTATTTACCGCAGGAACCGCAGCTCAACCTGGAGCATACGGTACGTGAATCCGTTGAGGAAGCGGTATCTGAAGTCGTTGGGGCGCTGAAGCGTCTTGACGAAGTATACGCACTCTATGCCGAGGACGGCGCGGATTTCGATAAACTAGCCGCAGAACAGGGCAAGCTGGAAGAGATTATTCAGGCTCACGATGGCCATAACCTGAATACCCAGCTTGAGCGTGCAGCAGATGCGCTGCGCCTGCCGGACTGGGAGGCGAAAATTGCCAATCTGTCCGGTGGTGAACGCCGCCGCGTGGCGCTGTGCCGTCTGCTGCTGGAAAAACCCGATATGCTGCTGCTCGACGAGCCAACTAACCACCTGGATGCCGAATCCGTGGCGTGGCTGGAGCGCTTCCTGCACGACTTCGAAGGGACCGTTGTGGCGATTACCCATGACCGTTACTTCCTTGATAACGTTGCCGGTTGGATCCTCGAACTTGACCGCGGTGAAGGCATTCCATGGGAAGGTAACTACTCCTCCTGGCTGGAACAGAAAGATGCGCGTCTGGCGCAGGAAGCCTCTTCGGAAGCGGCTCGTCGTAAATCGATTGAGAAAGAGCTGGAATGGGTGCGTCAGGGTGCCAAAGGCCGTCAGTCAAAAGGCAAAGCCCGTCTGGCCCGCTTTGAAGAGCTTAACAATACTGAGTATCAGAAACGCAACGAAACCAACGAACTGTTTATTCCACCGGGTGCTCGCCTGGGCGATAAAGTGGTTGAGGTCAGTAATCTGCGTAAATCTTATGGCGATCGTCTGCTGATCGACGATCTCTCCTTCTCCGTACCGAAAGGCGCGATTGTGGGAATCATTGGTCCGAACGGCGCCGGTAAATCCACACTGTTCCGTATGATGTCGGGCCAGGAACAGCCTGATTCCGGTAGCATCGTACTGGGTGATACTGTAAAGCTGGCTTCCGTCGATCAGTTCCGCGACAGCATGGATAATTCCAAAACCGTGTGGGAAGAAGTGTCCGGGGGCCAGGATATCATGCGTATTGGCAACACCGAAATGCCGAGCCGCGCCTATGTTGGACGTTTTAACTTTAAGGGCGTCGATCAGGGTAAGCGCGTGGGCGAACTTTCCGGTGGTGAGCGCGGACGCCTGCATCTGGCAAAACTGCTGCAGGTCGGCGGCAACATGTTGCTGCTTGATGAACCGACTAACGATCTCGATATTGAAACCCTGCGCGCGCTGGAAAATGCCTTGCTGGAATTCCCAGGATGCGCAATGGTTATTTCGCATGACCGCTGGTTCCTTGACCGCATCGCAACCCACATTCTGGACTATCAGGATGAAGGTAAAATTGAGTTCTTCGAAGGCAACTTTACCGAATACGAAGAGTATAAGAAACGCACATTGGGCGCCGACGCGCTGGAGCCTAAGCGCATCAAATACAAACGTATGAGTAAGTAA
- a CDS encoding zinc-binding alcohol dehydrogenase family protein: MRNTAIAINPEKPAEFIEIEPEKPTPGEYDLLVQVKAASVNPVDTKVHKGAQESGLQLPRILGWDASGIVLETGSKVSGFKAGDEVYYAGDITRPGSNSTLQLIDARITGHKPKTLDWSAAAAIPLTALTAWEGLFERLNIQDAGADKTLLIVGGAGGVGSLAIPFAKLHSDVKVIATASRPDSVQWCLERGADLTINYNDMARELALHNIRQVDYIFCLNDTDGHWEAMSELIAPQGHICTIVENEHPLNMDRLKLKSAALHFEFMYTRSMFTTPDIARQGEILDEVAALLDAGKIKTTLNETLPGLSVETLTAAHEKVLEGHMRGKVVIAY, from the coding sequence ATGCGTAATACCGCGATCGCCATCAATCCCGAGAAACCCGCTGAATTTATTGAAATTGAACCGGAAAAACCCACGCCCGGTGAATACGATCTGCTGGTGCAGGTTAAAGCGGCTTCGGTAAATCCTGTTGATACCAAAGTCCATAAAGGCGCGCAGGAAAGCGGCCTGCAACTTCCGCGCATCCTTGGCTGGGATGCCAGCGGCATTGTGCTGGAAACCGGCAGTAAAGTTAGCGGCTTCAAGGCCGGTGACGAGGTCTATTACGCAGGCGATATCACTCGTCCGGGCAGCAATAGTACGCTACAACTGATCGATGCGCGTATTACAGGGCATAAACCGAAAACCCTCGACTGGTCAGCCGCTGCGGCCATCCCGTTGACTGCCCTGACAGCGTGGGAAGGCTTGTTTGAACGCCTGAATATCCAGGATGCCGGAGCAGATAAAACGCTGCTAATCGTTGGCGGTGCGGGCGGTGTGGGCTCACTGGCGATTCCTTTTGCCAAACTGCACAGCGACGTCAAGGTTATCGCCACGGCTTCTCGGCCGGACTCCGTACAGTGGTGCCTGGAACGGGGTGCCGATCTTACGATCAACTATAACGATATGGCGCGGGAACTCGCGCTGCACAATATTCGGCAAGTCGACTATATTTTCTGCCTGAACGATACTGATGGGCACTGGGAAGCGATGAGCGAATTGATTGCGCCACAGGGCCACATTTGTACCATCGTGGAAAACGAACATCCGCTGAATATGGATCGTTTAAAGCTGAAAAGCGCCGCATTGCACTTCGAATTCATGTACACCCGTAGCATGTTTACTACGCCGGACATCGCACGTCAGGGTGAAATTCTGGATGAAGTAGCCGCATTGCTTGATGCTGGCAAGATAAAAACTACGCTGAATGAAACGCTGCCGGGACTGAGTGTTGAAACACTTACGGCTGCACATGAAAAAGTACTGGAAGGCCATATGCGCGGCAAAGTGGTCATTGCTTATTGA
- the nadR gene encoding multifunctional transcriptional regulator/nicotinamide-nucleotide adenylyltransferase/ribosylnicotinamide kinase NadR has translation MSTFDYLKSAIRQQGYTLQQVADASGMTKGYLSQLLNAKIKSPGAQKLEALHRYLGLEFPRREKTIGVVFGKFYPLHTGHIYLIQRACSQVDELHIIMGYDEPRDRMLFENSAMSQQPTVSDRLRWLLQTFKYQKNIHIHSFNEEGMEPYPHGWDVWSAGIGDFMVSQGIVPNRVYTSEEQDAPQHSRHLGIEAVVIDPKRSFMNISGAQIRQDPFRYWDYIPTEVKPFFVRTVAILGGESSGKSTLVNKLANIFNTTSAWEYGRDYVFSHLGGDEMALQYSDYDKIALGQAQYIDFAVKYANKVAFIDTDFVTTQAFCKKYEGREHPFVQALIDEYRFDLVILLENNTPWVADGLRSLGSDVDRKAFQNLLMTMLKENNIDFIHVEESDYDSRFLRCVELVKHIMGDNA, from the coding sequence ATGTCGACGTTTGATTATTTGAAATCAGCAATTCGGCAGCAGGGATATACCTTACAGCAGGTCGCTGATGCCAGCGGCATGACAAAAGGCTACCTTAGCCAGTTACTGAATGCCAAAATCAAAAGTCCTGGCGCGCAGAAGCTGGAAGCGCTGCATCGTTATTTAGGACTGGAGTTTCCCCGCAGGGAGAAAACCATTGGCGTCGTCTTTGGTAAGTTTTATCCCCTGCACACCGGCCATATTTACCTTATCCAGCGTGCCTGTAGCCAGGTCGATGAGTTGCATATCATCATGGGCTACGATGAGCCTCGTGACCGTATGCTATTTGAAAATAGCGCGATGTCGCAGCAGCCGACGGTGAGCGATCGTTTGCGATGGCTACTGCAAACCTTCAAGTACCAGAAAAATATTCATATTCACTCATTTAATGAAGAAGGCATGGAGCCTTATCCGCACGGCTGGGACGTTTGGAGTGCAGGCATCGGTGATTTTATGGTGAGCCAGGGCATTGTGCCCAATCGCGTTTACACCAGTGAAGAGCAGGATGCACCCCAACATTCCCGTCATCTTGGTATTGAGGCCGTTGTGATCGATCCCAAACGATCTTTTATGAATATCAGTGGGGCGCAAATCCGTCAGGACCCGTTTCGTTATTGGGACTATATTCCTACTGAAGTTAAGCCGTTTTTTGTGCGTACCGTCGCGATACTCGGCGGGGAGTCCAGCGGGAAGTCTACCCTGGTGAATAAGCTGGCAAATATCTTTAATACCACCAGTGCATGGGAGTATGGTCGCGATTATGTTTTCTCCCACCTCGGGGGGGATGAGATGGCATTACAATATTCGGATTACGATAAAATCGCGCTGGGTCAGGCACAATACATTGATTTCGCGGTCAAATATGCGAACAAAGTGGCGTTTATCGATACGGATTTTGTTACCACTCAGGCGTTCTGCAAGAAATACGAGGGGAGAGAGCACCCTTTTGTACAGGCGCTGATTGACGAATACCGTTTCGACCTCGTTATTTTGCTGGAGAATAATACTCCCTGGGTAGCCGACGGTTTACGTAGCCTGGGCAGCGATGTGGATCGGAAAGCATTTCAGAACCTGCTAATGACGATGTTGAAAGAGAATAATATCGACTTTATTCACGTAGAGGAGTCGGATTACGATTCTCGCTTCCTGCGCTGTGTAGAGTTAGTGAAGCATATTATGGGTGATAACGCCTAG
- the radA gene encoding DNA repair protein RadA: MAKAVKRAFVCNECGADYPRWQGQCSACHAWNTITEVRLAASPAAARNERLSGYAGSAGTSRVQKLSEISLEALPRFSTGFKEFDRVLGGGVVPGSAILIGGNPGAGKSTLLLQTLCKLSQSMKTLYVTGEESLQQVAMRAHRLGLPTENLNMLSETSIEQICLIAEQEQPRLMVIDSIQVMHMADIQSSPGSVAQVRETAAYLTRFAKTRDVAIVMVGHVTKDGSLAGPKVLEHCIDCSVLLDGDADSRYRTLRSHKNRFGAVNELGVFAMTEQGLREVSNPSAIFLSRGDEVTSGSSVMVLWEGTRPLLVEIQALVDHSMMGNPRRVAVGLEQNRLAILLAVLHRHGGLQMADQDVFVNVVGGVKVTETSADLALMLSMVSSLRDRPLPQDLVVFGEVGLAGEIRPVPSGQERISEAAKHGFRRAIVPAANVPKKPPENMQVFGVKKLADALTILDEL, translated from the coding sequence TTGGCAAAGGCGGTAAAACGCGCGTTTGTGTGTAACGAATGTGGCGCAGATTATCCGCGCTGGCAGGGGCAATGTAGCGCCTGCCACGCCTGGAATACCATTACAGAAGTGCGACTTGCCGCATCACCCGCGGCGGCGCGCAATGAAAGACTTTCGGGCTATGCCGGTAGCGCGGGCACCAGTCGTGTGCAAAAACTCTCTGAGATCAGTCTCGAAGCGCTGCCGCGTTTTTCCACCGGCTTTAAAGAGTTCGATCGGGTATTGGGCGGAGGAGTTGTGCCTGGCAGTGCCATCCTGATTGGCGGCAACCCTGGCGCAGGCAAAAGTACGCTGCTATTGCAAACGCTGTGCAAATTGTCGCAGAGCATGAAAACACTCTATGTCACTGGCGAAGAGTCTTTGCAGCAGGTGGCGATGCGTGCACATCGTTTGGGATTGCCGACGGAAAATCTCAATATGCTGTCAGAAACCAGCATTGAGCAGATCTGCCTGATCGCCGAACAGGAACAGCCCCGGCTGATGGTCATTGATTCTATCCAGGTGATGCATATGGCCGATATCCAGTCATCGCCTGGCAGCGTCGCCCAGGTGCGTGAAACAGCGGCGTATTTGACGCGTTTTGCTAAAACCCGTGATGTAGCGATCGTGATGGTGGGGCACGTCACTAAAGACGGTTCGCTGGCTGGACCAAAAGTTCTGGAGCACTGCATCGACTGTTCAGTGTTACTGGATGGTGATGCTGACTCACGTTATCGTACGCTGCGTAGCCATAAAAATCGCTTTGGCGCGGTTAATGAACTGGGCGTATTTGCCATGACCGAACAAGGTCTGCGTGAAGTCAGCAACCCTTCGGCGATCTTCCTGTCTCGCGGTGATGAAGTGACGTCCGGTAGTTCGGTCATGGTGCTGTGGGAAGGCACGCGCCCGCTGTTGGTCGAGATCCAGGCGCTGGTTGATCATTCCATGATGGGTAACCCGCGCCGCGTCGCCGTAGGCCTGGAGCAAAACCGTCTGGCGATTCTGCTGGCGGTGTTGCACCGACATGGTGGATTACAAATGGCCGATCAGGACGTTTTCGTCAATGTGGTTGGCGGCGTTAAAGTCACGGAAACCAGTGCCGATTTGGCTCTGATGCTCTCTATGGTATCCAGCCTGCGCGATCGTCCGCTGCCGCAGGATTTGGTGGTTTTTGGCGAAGTCGGGCTGGCCGGAGAGATTCGTCCGGTGCCCAGTGGACAAGAGCGTATCTCGGAAGCCGCGAAGCATGGTTTTCGCCGCGCGATTGTTCCTGCAGCAAATGTCCCCAAAAAACCACCGGAAAATATGCAGGTCTTCGGCGTGAAGAAGCTGGCGGATGCCCTGACTATTTTGGATGAGCTATAA
- the serB gene encoding phosphoserine phosphatase: MPNRLTWCDLPSDVSLWPGLPLSLSGDEVMPLDYRAGRTGWLLYGRQLDKDRLTHYQHQLGAAMVIVSAWCVDDYQVIRLAGSLTARATKLAHDNELDVAPLGKIPHLKTPGLLVMDMDSTAIQIECIDEIARLAGCGEQVAEVTERAMRGELDFAASLRQRVATLKGADANILQQVRDGLPLMPGLTTLVQKLQALGWHVAIASGGFTWFAEHLRDKLHLSAAVANELAICDGKLTGEVVGQIVDAQFKAQTLLALAKKYEIAAEQTVAIGDGANDLPMIHAAALGIAYHAKPKVNEKTEVTIRHADLMGVFCILSGSLIHEER, translated from the coding sequence ATGCCAAATCGTTTGACCTGGTGCGACCTGCCTTCCGATGTCTCTCTCTGGCCGGGTTTACCTCTTTCTCTCAGTGGCGACGAAGTTATGCCGCTGGACTATCGTGCCGGTCGAACCGGCTGGCTGCTCTACGGGCGACAGCTCGATAAAGATCGCCTGACGCACTATCAGCATCAGTTAGGCGCGGCAATGGTCATCGTCAGCGCCTGGTGCGTGGATGACTACCAGGTGATTCGCCTGGCGGGCTCGTTAACCGCACGTGCGACTAAGCTGGCACATGATAATGAGCTGGATGTTGCACCGCTGGGTAAGATACCGCATCTGAAAACACCCGGTTTGCTGGTCATGGACATGGATTCCACCGCTATTCAGATAGAATGTATTGATGAAATCGCCAGGCTGGCAGGGTGCGGCGAGCAGGTTGCCGAAGTGACTGAGCGTGCCATGCGGGGCGAACTGGATTTTGCGGCCAGCCTGCGTCAGCGAGTGGCAACGCTTAAAGGTGCCGATGCCAATATACTCCAGCAGGTGCGCGATGGATTGCCGCTAATGCCGGGCTTAACCACGCTGGTGCAAAAATTGCAGGCGCTGGGCTGGCATGTGGCGATTGCTTCAGGCGGTTTTACCTGGTTTGCTGAGCATCTGCGCGACAAGCTTCATCTTTCGGCAGCCGTGGCGAACGAATTAGCGATCTGTGACGGTAAACTGACGGGAGAAGTCGTAGGGCAGATTGTTGATGCACAGTTCAAAGCGCAGACGCTGCTGGCTCTGGCGAAAAAATATGAAATTGCTGCGGAGCAAACTGTAGCGATTGGCGATGGTGCTAATGATTTGCCGATGATCCACGCTGCGGCGCTGGGTATCGCCTATCACGCCAAGCCTAAAGTCAATGAAAAAACGGAAGTGACCATTCGCCATGCGGATTTGATGGGCGTGTTCTGTATTCTCAGTGGCAGTCTGATTCACGAAGAGCGTTGA
- a CDS encoding YtjB family periplasmic protein has protein sequence MAKAKLKFHLHRTVIVLICLTLLVVLMQGASWFSLGHQIARSEQVDELARTLTRQVAFSLTPLMENGDDNRQKITTILQQLTDHSRILDAAVYNEDGTLLAHSGEGISVRDRLALDGKRAGSYFNHQIVQSLDSIDGPLGFVRITLDTHVLVTEARQVDNTTNILRLMMLLSLAIGIILTRTLLRNRRTRWQQSPFLLTASKQLKEDDEIAADNPAPADDKS, from the coding sequence ATGGCCAAAGCCAAACTAAAGTTTCATTTGCACCGTACGGTGATCGTGCTGATCTGCCTGACACTGCTGGTCGTCCTGATGCAGGGTGCATCCTGGTTCAGCCTGGGCCATCAGATAGCACGATCGGAGCAGGTCGATGAACTGGCACGAACGCTAACCCGCCAGGTGGCTTTTTCCCTGACGCCGCTAATGGAAAACGGCGACGATAACCGCCAAAAAATCACCACGATCCTACAACAGCTTACCGATCATAGCCGCATTCTGGACGCAGCAGTGTATAACGAGGACGGTACGCTACTGGCGCACAGCGGTGAAGGGATTAGCGTGCGCGATCGCCTGGCGCTGGACGGTAAACGCGCCGGCAGCTATTTCAATCACCAAATTGTGCAATCGCTTGACAGCATCGACGGGCCGTTGGGATTCGTTCGCATCACCCTGGATACTCACGTATTGGTAACAGAGGCCCGACAGGTAGACAATACTACCAATATTCTGCGGCTAATGATGCTGTTGTCGCTGGCCATTGGCATTATCCTGACGCGAACGCTGCTACGTAATCGTCGTACCCGATGGCAACAGTCCCCTTTTCTGCTTACCGCCAGCAAACAGCTTAAAGAGGATGACGAGATCGCAGCAGATAACCCCGCGCCTGCGGACGACAAATCGTAA
- the deoD gene encoding purine-nucleoside phosphorylase produces the protein MATPHINAEMGDFADVVLMPGDPLRAKHIAETFLEDAVEVNNVRGMLGYTGTYKGRKISVMGHGMGIPSCSIYAKELITEFGVKKIIRVGSCGAVREDVKLRDVVIGMGACTDSKVNRLRFKDNDFAAIADFEMVRHAVDAAKALGVDARVGNIFSADLFYTPDPQMFDVMEKYGILGVEMEAAGIYGVAAEFGAKALTICTVSDHIRTHEQTTAAERQTTFNDMIKIALESVLLGDNA, from the coding sequence ATGGCAACGCCTCATATTAACGCTGAAATGGGTGATTTCGCTGATGTTGTACTGATGCCGGGCGATCCGCTGCGCGCAAAGCACATTGCGGAAACCTTCCTGGAAGACGCAGTTGAAGTGAATAATGTGCGCGGCATGTTGGGCTATACCGGTACTTATAAGGGCCGTAAGATCTCCGTCATGGGCCACGGTATGGGTATCCCGTCCTGTTCCATCTACGCAAAAGAGCTGATCACTGAGTTTGGCGTGAAAAAAATTATCCGCGTGGGCTCCTGCGGTGCGGTGCGTGAGGATGTGAAGCTGCGTGATGTGGTAATTGGCATGGGTGCCTGCACCGATTCCAAAGTGAATCGCCTGCGTTTTAAAGATAACGATTTTGCGGCGATCGCGGATTTTGAGATGGTGCGTCACGCTGTCGATGCAGCGAAAGCGTTAGGTGTTGACGCTCGAGTGGGCAATATTTTCTCCGCTGACCTTTTCTACACGCCAGACCCGCAGATGTTCGACGTGATGGAGAAGTACGGTATTCTGGGTGTTGAGATGGAAGCCGCGGGGATCTACGGGGTAGCAGCAGAATTTGGTGCTAAAGCGCTGACTATCTGTACCGTTTCTGACCATATCCGTACCCATGAGCAGACGACTGCCGCTGAACGCCAGACAACGTTCAACGATATGATTAAGATTGCACTGGAGTCGGTGTTATTAGGCGATAACGCGTAA